The Musa acuminata AAA Group cultivar baxijiao chromosome BXJ2-2, Cavendish_Baxijiao_AAA, whole genome shotgun sequence genome contains the following window.
actctatttcctctcctacttctcttccaactgcagctgccactgccgcagctgccaccccttctcctcttcctctcttcttcctctccttccctttctcttcttcttcctttccttctcttctttcccagccacagctgcagctgccatcgccgcagccgcagccccttctcctcttcctctcttcttcctctccttccctttctcttcttcttcctttcctttttctctttccctgccacagctgcagctgccatcgccgcagccgcagccccttctcctcttcctctcttcttcctctccttccctttctcttcttcttcctttcctttttctcttcctctttccctgccatagctgcagctgccacaaccgcagccgcagctacttctttcccttctcctcttccttctccttcctttcttcttcttctctccccgctgcaactgctgcagtcgcggccgcagccacggccgtaacctctccctcctcccctgctcatcttcctcttcttcttctcttccagctgcagctgccatcgccgcagctgcagccccttcttccccggcgtcacacacaccctctcctctgtttcctctgcaggaaacagaggtatcacaacctcttctcctgcttcctcttcttcttctcttcctcttcttcttcttctcctcttcgaatgccccacacctctcctctgtttccacctgcaggaaatagaggtgctacagccctagctgctgccacctctcgctcctctcccccatccctctcttttccctcttcttctccttctcttcttctcctcttcccttttcctccccaacgccacacacctcctcgctgcagccttgccgcagctatcttcttcttcttcttcttcttcttcttcttcttcccttttcatcctcaacgccccacacaccctctcctctgttttcacctgcgggaaacagaggtgctgcagccctagctgctgcagctgcctctctttctcctctccatcttccctctcttctacttcttcttttcttctcttctccctcttcttcctcttcttcctctcttcttttccctcttcttctcttctccctctacttctcttcttcttctccccacgccccaccgcttctctctgtttctcgaagaaacagagaaacagagagagcgtgggaggcggtgggataaaaccgaaattttcggttttctttattttcttctttttacaacttaacagtttagtccttgaaatttccatatttacatataggtcccttgatttataaataaatctttattaataattttcaaaagcgagggatattacaatattccataaatccagatttagagaaatcaagaaaactctcattcgagttttccaataagtgtagtccaatccgttaaagaacggtggacgaaagaccgaaaagccctcttgaagatccatttctctcgggtgtaaatccgaaatgagaaataccccgctctgataccaattgttaggatcgagagcactaagagggggtggggtgaattagtgcagcggaaatctttcagcgattaaaaacgaaagctgcgttcgttcgataaaaactattttgatgcaaaagccaattctaagattacttatgattaagtgcagtttatgtctaaacacagtttgtgtctaagcgcaatttatgcagtttgcagtttgcgtctaaatgcagattgcgtctaagcgcagtttgcatctaagcgtagtttgcgtctaagctcagattgcgtttaagcgcagtttgcgtctaagcgcagtttacgtctaagctcagattgcgtctaagcgcagtttgcgtctaagcgcagtttgcatctaagcgcagattgcgtttaagcacagtttgcgtctaagcgcagtttacgtctaagatcagattgcgtctgagcgcagtgcagtttgcgtctaaacgcagttttacatctaaacacagtttttcgtctaaacgtagttttacgtctaaacgcagtttgcgtctaaacgcagttttacgtctaaacgtagttttacgtctaaacgcagtttgcgtctaaacgcagttttacgtcaaaacgttgttttatgtttaaaagtagtttacgtctaaaacacagttttacgtctaaacagaatcaagacataaacgtaaactgcaaagaaacttgttcgtagaaatcaatttgcagttataaacagaatcaagacgtaaacgtaaactgcaaagaaactcgttcgcagaaatcagtttgcagttataaacataatcaagacgtaaacgtaaactgcaaagaaactcgttcgtaaaaccgcagaagacagtttacagttataaatagaatcaaaacgtaagtgtaaaccgcaatgtagagatcgtacgaaaacaccgatttacgtctgaatgcagatttgaaaagaacagaacttagaaacttgttcgtaaaagcgcagagagcagtagctatgtaggaggtttgcagtaatgataaagtgctcaaaatgaaagcaaaccagagatttagagtggttcggtcagtcttgacctactccacttttggcttcctccaccgacgaggtcaccgacgtcaactagaagccttccttcaataggcgaaggccaactaccctcttacagattcactccttttgatgggcttaggagacaacccttacaaaagttttctctcctctctttacaactcaaacttgaagaatagaaagaggagaactagcagttttgagctctaagaaacacagaaagatagcaagatttcgagtgtgtgttctatactttcagtgctgaatgggtggggtatttataggccccaacccagttcaaatttggagctcaaaacggtcaaatcccgaaattccgggatcaggcggttgcacctcctgactggagaggttgcaccgcctggcagagctcgaagactgagcctctgggcggtgccacctctgtcaggggcggttgcacctctctgccagagctcgaagaccgagctcaagcggttgcaccgcctgactggagaggttgcaccgcctggcagagctcgaaacttgagctctggcggtgctacctcttgatagaagaggttgcaccgcccagtctcgctcggagactgagcctgggcggttgcacctcctggctggggcgattgcacctcccaacttcgttgggagaacctctcctgggcggtgccacctctgaccctggcggtgccacctctttcactatttcagctcacttggtttggctccaaacttggcccaaaccagtccgaacttgggcctaattggcccctacttgggttataggattaacacctaatcctaaccctaattaacgtgctaactatgattttaaagacattttctaagctattacaaagttcgcaagtcaagacttcttctagcgagcttccggcaaacttccggcggtcttccgatgaactctcggaaaccattctgcggactcccggcaagctcctagacctcacgatttgatcttagcgagttccaacgagcttcttcggcaagctccgatctttctcggcgagctccacaaacttccaacgaaccttccggcgagcttccgaaaatccttcggcaagctcccaactcattctcggctagttccggtagcattcccgatgaaccttcagacttccatcgaactctcgaacttgcaacaaatccttcgcgcttgactccgacactttgtttcgctttatgtcttcatcgttatcatagttaatcctgcacaattaaagcaaaacttcgatcaagacaattaatcctaagcaattaaccaagttgtctggcatgtcattggtccctcgacgcttcgtccgattcttcggcgcatcgtcctttcctgcagcctattgcccaatcggcctgttgactccgcaactccgatatccttggcacaatacccgctcttcttggcccgatgcccgagttcacggcccgaagccttctgtcgatacgtcgaccgatccaccggcccgacgtccaatcttctgacatgttcctccggcacaacatgattttcctgctttaattgtctcatcctgatcgaggcatcctgcatcactcaaaacgtagattaaatcataaacatatatcaagtagtttcatcatcaaaatacgagattcaacaaacatcaattagctgatatttttataaaacctttaagtgaggaataatttgattttatctgaaaagaattaggaatgttgacttgtccgaatacataaatttgttaaattttatttttggactgtCTTGATCCTTGATCAATCACTTAGAAACTCAATGTCGAAAATCTTATTTTACATGATTATATgctttaataacatgttggaaattgtgtgtcttgatgtcaaaaatttccatgatgataagcatgttttaccttcatgattgtaacaaAACATTGTCTGAAtgtatgattttgtatttctcttccggacttaatgtatttgttgaatggagctttcatgagcctatatcATATCAAGCTTATTTCATATCAAtactccatgatttttgacataaggaattaattaacaaatgcatctctcatggatttactttgtgaaaaatgatttttaaatcgagaaattgatttgatgtaatgattctttcacatgaattcctttttgatgaaggaagatttctttttgagatgaacacttgcaaggatttaatttcacatgtatatcttgatccttgtgaaaatgaagtatgatttaatctcttatcgtttttaactcaatggctttcctccttcatggaaaacgttaatgacaaataaaaaaggaagaagtaatgaaagctatctctttcgtggacttttgaatgatatcatctcatgattgcttgaaaaataatttgtatgaatggtatcttatcacttattattgaaaaaatgacatgaatctttttatgacatgtatctttaccacacttattgctaaatcgctctccttttt
Protein-coding sequences here:
- the LOC135605128 gene encoding uncharacterized protein LOC135605128 encodes the protein MAAAAGREEEEEDEQGRRERLRPWLRPRLQQLQRGEKKKKGRRRKRRRERSSCGCGCGSCSYGRERGREKGKEEEEKGKERKKRGRGEGAAAAAMAAAAVAGKEKKERKKKRKGRRGRREEEEKGLRLRRWQLQLWLGKKRRKGRRREREGEEEERKRRRGGSCGSGSCSWKRSRRGNRVAEEEEAAVVVAAAMAATVTAAVATGKERKGKGEKGAADGIAVAAAATAYAAVMSAREGRKEGSAVEGAAIVAAAAAAVVAAAFGKEKEGMRVRESR